In Montipora capricornis isolate CH-2021 chromosome 4, ASM3666992v2, whole genome shotgun sequence, a single genomic region encodes these proteins:
- the LOC138044876 gene encoding uncharacterized protein gives MDLTGNLAGNWKKFKRMWNNYEVRLRTKSNELRTATFLTCIGPDVLDIYDGLPFGNDEEKTNIAKVLDLLEKYFIGETSETSRSPGYETYLFNKREQDSGESFDAYLTNLRSLAKTCNFGELRDNLIRDRIVIGIRDNSICKKLLAEGKLTLDKCINICRANETTAKQFKEINQSEDVNAITHRHPQRKAVSYSKGSSPGKGQRSTLAQPAMIKCKFCCKTHLKKKESCPAWQKTCKE, from the exons ATGGACCTCACAGGAAATCTAGCAGGGAATTGGAAGAAGTTCAAGCGCATGTGGAATAATTATGAGGTAAGACTTCGGACCAAAAGTAACGAACTCAGGACAGCTACCTTCCTAACCTGCATCGGTCCAGACGTGTTGGATATTTACGACGGTCTCCCGTTCGGCAATGACGAAGAAAAGACCAACATCGCAAAAGTCTTAGACCTCCTAGAGAAATACTTCATTGGTGAAACCAGCGAaacatccag atcacctggatatgAGACGTATTTGTTTAACAAACGCGAACAGGATTCTGGTGAGTCATTTGATGCATATTTGACTAACTTGCGGTCCCTTGCCAAAACGTGCAACTTCGGCGAACTAAGGGACAACCTGATACGCGATAGGATAGTCATTGGCATTCGGGACAATAGCATTTGTAAGAAACTGCTTGCTGAAGGCAAACTAACCCTAGATAAGTGCATCAACATATGCCGCGCTAATGAAACTACAGCTAAACAGTTTAAGGAAATTAACCAGAGCGAAGACGTAAACGCGATAACCCATCGCCACCCACAGCGTAAAGCCGTTAGCTACAGCAAAGGCTCAAGCCCAGGGAAGGGACAGCGCTCTACTCTAGCTCAACCTGCAATGATTAAATGCAAATTCTGCTGCAAAACCCACttaaagaaaaaggaatcgtgCCCCGCGTGGCAGAAAACATGCAAAGAATGA